The proteins below come from a single Synechococcus sp. WH 8101 genomic window:
- the murF gene encoding UDP-N-acetylmuramoyl-tripeptide--D-alanyl-D-alanine ligase yields MLTLRQLIEIWGEPVGLQHPELLDQPLGPVCTDSRQLVAGAFFVPLVGERFDGHRFLPEAAARSAQAAVVATAWSDPMPSGLLHWRVNDTLEAYQMLARAHRRQLPCPVVAVTGSAGKTTTRELIRAALAPLGVVQASIGNNNNDVGVPLTVLGVGPEHGAAVIEMGMRGPGEIARLSRCAEPQIAVITNIGTAHIGRLGSREAIAAAKCEITASLAADGLVVIPAGDPLLEAALAQCWRGRVRRVALEGDALGSVRPEAPVDRLGVVDACAGVLRLDGFAIRLPLEGRHNARNLLLALTVAEELGVPLAQLQDLQVAVPGGRNRRMELAGIQVLDETYNASPEAVLAALELLAQQAGRRFAVLGTMLELGDQSVALHRQVAERAVACGIDGLVLVMAGAEADAMAEAAAALPRLQRVDTPEQAVPVLAAWLQSGDTLLLKASRGVALERLLPELGRALA; encoded by the coding sequence GTGCTGACACTGAGGCAGCTGATCGAGATCTGGGGCGAACCCGTGGGATTGCAGCACCCAGAGCTGCTGGATCAGCCCCTGGGCCCGGTCTGCACCGATAGCCGCCAGCTCGTGGCCGGGGCCTTTTTCGTGCCCCTGGTGGGCGAGCGCTTTGATGGCCATCGCTTCCTGCCAGAAGCCGCCGCTCGCTCGGCCCAGGCCGCCGTGGTGGCGACCGCTTGGAGCGACCCCATGCCATCTGGGTTGCTCCACTGGCGCGTCAACGACACCCTGGAGGCTTACCAGATGCTGGCCCGCGCCCATCGCCGCCAGCTCCCGTGCCCCGTGGTGGCGGTGACCGGGTCCGCCGGCAAAACCACCACGCGGGAGCTGATCCGCGCTGCTTTGGCGCCCCTTGGTGTCGTGCAGGCGAGCATCGGCAACAACAACAACGACGTCGGAGTGCCGCTCACCGTGCTCGGTGTGGGTCCGGAGCACGGCGCTGCCGTGATCGAGATGGGGATGCGCGGCCCCGGTGAGATCGCCCGTCTCTCCCGATGCGCCGAACCGCAGATCGCGGTAATCACCAACATCGGCACGGCTCACATCGGTCGTCTCGGCAGTCGGGAAGCGATCGCTGCCGCCAAATGTGAGATCACCGCGTCGTTGGCGGCCGATGGTCTGGTGGTGATTCCTGCCGGTGATCCCCTGCTGGAGGCGGCCCTGGCGCAGTGCTGGCGCGGTCGGGTACGGCGTGTGGCGTTGGAGGGGGATGCTCTCGGGTCTGTGCGGCCCGAAGCTCCGGTGGATCGCCTCGGTGTCGTCGATGCCTGCGCCGGGGTGCTGCGGCTCGATGGCTTCGCGATCCGTCTGCCGCTCGAGGGGCGCCATAACGCCCGCAATCTGTTGCTGGCGCTCACGGTGGCGGAGGAGCTCGGCGTGCCGTTGGCGCAGCTTCAGGATCTGCAGGTTGCCGTTCCCGGCGGGCGCAATCGCCGCATGGAGCTGGCCGGCATCCAGGTGCTCGATGAGACCTACAACGCCTCACCGGAGGCGGTGCTCGCCGCCCTGGAGTTGTTGGCGCAACAGGCTGGGCGGCGCTTTGCGGTGCTGGGCACCATGCTTGAGCTGGGAGACCAGAGCGTGGCGCTGCACCGGCAGGTGGCGGAACGGGCGGTGGCCTGCGGGATTGATGGTCTGGTGCTGGTGATGGCGGGAGCAGAAGCCGACGCCATGGCCGAGGCCGCTGCCGCCCTCCCCCGCCTTCAGCGGGTTGACACCCCCGAGCAGGCCGTGCCGGTGCTGGCGGCCTGGCTTCAGTCCGGCGACACGCTCCTGCTCAAAGCCA